A stretch of Bradyrhizobium sp. CCBAU 53338 DNA encodes these proteins:
- a CDS encoding aldo/keto reductase — protein MIASDSLRYTRVPTYGSGSIPAVGFGTLIPDSVVTRQATKAALEAGFRHLDCAERYRNEEAVGDAIHEAFGAGTLQRRDLFVTTKLWNTNHRPERVKPAFDASRRRLKLDDIDCYIIHTPFAFQPGDEQDPRDERGRVIYDSGVTLAETWQALERLVDEGHCRSIGLSDITLEKLREIVAVARIRPAMVQVEAHPYLPEWELLDFCREHGIVLQAFAALGHAMKPNVLADPVITAIAERLHKTPAQIALAWAVQRGSAFLTTSTNPRRIRENLDISALPEEAMQEIQQRITTNIRFNSVVETGVPGFIPRAV, from the coding sequence ATGATTGCATCCGATTCCCTTCGTTACACGAGAGTTCCCACCTATGGCTCCGGATCGATCCCCGCCGTGGGCTTTGGCACGCTCATTCCGGATTCGGTCGTGACCAGGCAGGCCACAAAGGCTGCCTTGGAGGCGGGATTTCGCCATCTCGATTGCGCAGAGCGTTACCGCAACGAAGAGGCGGTCGGTGATGCGATTCACGAGGCGTTCGGGGCGGGGACGCTTCAGCGTCGGGACCTGTTCGTTACAACGAAGTTATGGAACACCAACCATCGGCCGGAGAGGGTGAAACCCGCCTTCGACGCGAGCCGCAGGCGGCTGAAACTCGACGACATCGACTGCTACATCATCCATACGCCCTTTGCCTTTCAACCCGGCGACGAGCAGGACCCGAGGGACGAGCGTGGGCGGGTCATCTATGATTCAGGAGTGACGTTGGCAGAGACATGGCAGGCACTGGAGCGGCTCGTCGACGAGGGCCACTGCAGGTCGATCGGCCTTTCGGATATCACTTTGGAGAAGCTGCGCGAGATCGTTGCGGTCGCGCGGATCAGGCCCGCCATGGTGCAGGTCGAAGCCCATCCCTATCTGCCGGAATGGGAATTACTCGACTTCTGCCGCGAGCACGGAATTGTGCTGCAAGCGTTTGCGGCACTTGGACACGCCATGAAGCCGAACGTCCTGGCCGATCCTGTGATCACAGCTATCGCTGAGCGCCTGCACAAGACGCCGGCTCAGATTGCACTGGCATGGGCCGTCCAACGCGGCTCCGCATTCCTGACCACCTCGACGAATCCGCGGCGCATCCGGGAAAACCTCGATATCTCAGCCCTGCCTGAGGAGGCCATGCAGGAGATACAGCAGCGGATCACGACGAACATCAGGTTCAACTCGGTGGTCGAGACCGGCGTGCCCGGCTTTATTCCGAGAGCCGTATGA
- a CDS encoding HlyD family secretion protein — protein MLVLPAAAALFGAFMYLAQGRYISTDDAFVRAAKVTINARVSGQAVEIAVRDNQRVRQGQILFRIDPEPYQIAVDQAEARLGSARLQIESLKATYRQQQAELQSARDTAAFDEREFDRKKMLVASDFTPRAVYERAETDLKVARQRTASIEQQIANTVVALNGDPDIDIDRHPTVRAAKAQFDRARLDLSYATVRAPDDGVVTKVDDLQVGAFVAAGAPTFSLMSSRDIWIEANFRETGLTHMRPGQEAVIDVDAYPDRKFKAHIVSMSPGTGSDFSVLPPENATGNWVKVVQRVPVRLELDDPDPTRPLFSGISVTARVDTGHRQSSLHLLQPARAMEVK, from the coding sequence ATGTTGGTCCTGCCGGCCGCGGCTGCCCTGTTCGGCGCCTTCATGTATCTTGCGCAGGGACGCTATATTTCGACCGACGACGCATTCGTCCGAGCCGCGAAAGTGACCATCAACGCACGGGTGTCCGGCCAGGCGGTTGAGATCGCCGTGCGCGACAATCAACGCGTTCGCCAAGGACAGATTTTGTTCCGAATAGATCCGGAGCCTTATCAGATTGCCGTCGATCAGGCCGAAGCCCGGCTCGGCAGCGCGCGGCTCCAGATCGAATCCCTCAAGGCAACTTACCGCCAGCAGCAGGCCGAATTGCAATCGGCGAGGGATACAGCTGCTTTCGACGAGCGCGAGTTCGACCGCAAGAAAATGCTGGTTGCCTCCGACTTCACGCCGCGCGCGGTCTATGAGCGGGCTGAGACCGATCTCAAGGTCGCGCGTCAGCGCACGGCTTCGATCGAACAGCAGATTGCCAACACGGTCGTCGCGCTCAACGGCGATCCTGATATTGACATCGATCGTCACCCGACGGTCCGTGCGGCGAAGGCACAATTCGACCGCGCGCGCCTCGATCTCTCCTATGCCACCGTGAGGGCACCCGACGATGGCGTGGTAACGAAGGTCGATGACCTGCAGGTCGGCGCGTTCGTCGCCGCGGGGGCGCCCACGTTCTCGCTGATGTCGAGCAGGGACATCTGGATCGAAGCAAATTTCCGTGAGACAGGCCTGACCCACATGCGTCCGGGCCAGGAAGCGGTGATCGACGTCGACGCTTATCCGGACCGCAAGTTCAAGGCTCACATCGTCAGTATGAGTCCCGGCACTGGGTCGGACTTCTCGGTGCTGCCGCCCGAGAACGCGACCGGCAATTGGGTCAAGGTCGTCCAGAGGGTGCCGGTCCGCCTCGAACTCGATGATCCCGATCCGACCCGGCCACTGTTCTCGGGCATCAGCGTGACCGCGCGTGTCGACACGGGCCATCGCCAAAGCTCGCTGCATCTGCTCCAGCCCGCGCGCGCAATGGAGGTCAAATGA
- a CDS encoding TetR/AcrR family transcriptional regulator translates to MARKKNETGPARRGRPPAYDAETALKRATETFWRAGYSGTSLDRIAVATGMSPPSLYAVFGNKHALYLEALARYWETSLAATREALAGNHPLDEALMLAYEAALSIYFSGKGTARGCFVVGTAVTEVAEDAEIRSSVAAGLRAIDADFEARFRRARDEGELKSNADPAALAILAAATMQTIAIRARAGARRAELRELARKAVDVICGCRPEAHRDATPV, encoded by the coding sequence ATGGCACGGAAGAAGAACGAGACGGGCCCGGCGCGCCGCGGACGGCCGCCGGCCTACGACGCGGAGACGGCCCTCAAACGGGCCACGGAAACGTTCTGGAGGGCTGGCTATTCCGGCACATCTCTCGACAGGATCGCCGTCGCGACCGGCATGAGCCCACCAAGCCTGTACGCGGTGTTCGGCAACAAGCACGCGCTCTATCTCGAAGCGCTCGCGCGCTATTGGGAGACGAGTCTGGCCGCCACGCGGGAGGCCCTTGCAGGGAACCATCCCCTGGATGAAGCCTTGATGTTGGCCTATGAGGCAGCCCTTTCGATCTATTTTTCCGGGAAAGGAACCGCTCGTGGCTGCTTCGTGGTCGGAACTGCAGTGACCGAAGTCGCGGAAGATGCGGAGATCCGCAGCAGCGTAGCGGCCGGACTGCGCGCGATCGATGCCGATTTCGAAGCCCGCTTTCGCCGCGCACGGGACGAGGGAGAACTGAAATCGAACGCCGACCCCGCTGCGCTTGCGATCCTTGCCGCCGCCACAATGCAGACGATTGCCATTCGCGCACGTGCCGGCGCTCGTCGCGCCGAGTTGCGAGAGCTCGCCCGGAAGGCGGTTGACGTGATCTGCGGATGCCGGCCGGAAGCGCACCGGGACGCGACTCCCGTCTGA
- a CDS encoding DUF1330 domain-containing protein produces the protein MARGYWITFYRSISDSEALAAYAKLAGPAITAHGGRFLARGIAAKTYEQGIDQRATVTEFDNLALAVGAHDSPAYAEALRALGNACERDVRIIEGLE, from the coding sequence ATGGCGAGAGGATACTGGATCACGTTCTATCGCTCGATTTCAGATTCAGAGGCGCTCGCGGCATACGCAAAGCTCGCGGGGCCGGCGATCACCGCCCATGGTGGTCGTTTCCTCGCTCGCGGCATTGCCGCGAAGACCTACGAGCAGGGCATTGACCAGCGCGCGACGGTGACCGAGTTCGACAACCTCGCACTCGCCGTGGGCGCGCACGACAGCCCGGCCTATGCGGAGGCGCTTCGGGCGCTCGGCAATGCGTGCGAGCGTGACGTTCGGATCATCGAAGGATTGGAATGA
- the msrA gene encoding peptide-methionine (S)-S-oxide reductase MsrA, whose product MTTERAVLAGGCFWGMQDLIRKQPGVIATRVGYTGGRVKNATYRNHEGHAEAIEIMFDPAKTSFRTMLEFFFQIHDPTTLNRQGNDLGTSYRSAIFYTSDEQKRIAEDTVADVEASGLWPGKVVTEVTPVGEFWEAELEHQDYLERYPAGYTCHFIRPDWKLPRRATVAGG is encoded by the coding sequence ATGACGACAGAGCGCGCGGTTTTGGCTGGAGGGTGCTTCTGGGGCATGCAGGATCTCATCCGCAAGCAGCCAGGCGTGATCGCCACGCGGGTCGGCTATACCGGTGGCCGGGTGAAGAACGCGACCTATCGCAATCACGAAGGTCACGCCGAAGCAATCGAGATCATGTTCGATCCCGCCAAGACCAGCTTCCGGACCATGCTGGAGTTCTTCTTCCAGATCCACGATCCCACCACGCTCAATCGCCAGGGCAATGATCTGGGGACGAGCTATCGCTCGGCGATCTTCTACACGTCGGACGAGCAGAAGCGCATCGCCGAGGACACCGTTGCCGATGTCGAGGCATCGGGTCTGTGGCCCGGCAAGGTGGTGACCGAAGTCACGCCAGTCGGCGAGTTCTGGGAGGCCGAGCTGGAGCATCAGGATTATCTCGAGCGCTATCCTGCCGGCTACACCTGTCATTTCATTCGACCGGACTGGAAGCTGCCACGACGTGCGACTGTTGCGGGAGGCTAG
- a CDS encoding OsmC family protein, protein MIRKAKAVWQGTGRDGTGHLSSESGVLSDTPYSFKTRFENEKGTNPEELIAAAHAGCFTMALAFGLQLAGFTPTELTTEAAVSLDPEGKGFKISKSALTLRAKVPNLDDAGFARIAGEAEKNCPVSKVLNATITLDAKLI, encoded by the coding sequence ATGATCCGCAAGGCGAAAGCAGTTTGGCAGGGCACCGGCCGCGACGGCACAGGCCATCTATCGAGTGAGTCCGGCGTGCTCTCCGACACGCCATACTCCTTCAAGACCCGCTTCGAGAATGAGAAGGGCACCAATCCCGAGGAATTGATCGCAGCGGCCCACGCGGGCTGCTTTACGATGGCGCTGGCCTTCGGTCTTCAACTCGCGGGCTTCACGCCGACGGAGCTGACCACCGAGGCCGCAGTGAGCCTCGATCCAGAAGGCAAGGGATTCAAGATCAGCAAGTCCGCACTGACCTTGCGCGCCAAGGTGCCGAACCTCGACGATGCCGGCTTTGCCCGTATCGCGGGCGAAGCCGAGAAGAATTGCCCGGTGTCGAAGGTGCTGAACGCGACGATCACACTCGACGCCAAGTTGATCTGA
- a CDS encoding epoxide hydrolase family protein encodes MTMQARADILNPDRRQLLNQAAMGAVAAGVASLLPLHQVKAAASGAIRPFHVNVAEEDLLDLRRRLAATRWPDRETVADQSQGVQLTTVQQLVRYWQSDYDWRRMEARLNALPQFVTEIDGVDIHFIHVRSGHDNALPMIVTHGWPGSIIEQMKIVGPLTDPTAHGATAADAFDLVIPSLPGHGFSGKPTELGWDPQRVARAWVVLMKRLGYARYVAQGGDWGNAVTEQMALLAPPELLGIHTNMPATVPDDIANALQPGGSKPSGLSADENYAYDQLDDFYKHGLGYAIEMSNRPQTLYGLVDSPAGLASWMLDHDARSAAMMARVFDGRTEGLSRDDVIDNITLYWLTNTAVSSARLYWENKLVFFAPKHVNIPVAVSVFPDEIYAAPRSWAEKAYPKLIHYNRLEKGGHFAAWEQPALFCAEMRTAFRPLRQSI; translated from the coding sequence ATGACGATGCAAGCACGAGCCGACATCCTGAACCCGGATCGCCGCCAATTGTTGAATCAGGCCGCGATGGGCGCCGTTGCCGCTGGTGTCGCGAGCCTGTTGCCGCTGCATCAGGTGAAAGCTGCCGCGAGTGGCGCGATCCGCCCGTTCCATGTCAATGTCGCAGAGGAAGATCTGCTCGATCTGCGCCGCCGACTTGCGGCAACGCGGTGGCCGGATCGCGAGACCGTCGCCGACCAGTCGCAGGGCGTGCAGCTCACGACGGTCCAGCAGCTGGTTCGCTATTGGCAGTCCGACTACGACTGGCGCAGGATGGAGGCGCGGCTGAACGCGCTGCCGCAATTCGTCACCGAGATCGACGGTGTCGACATTCACTTCATTCACGTGCGTTCCGGACACGACAACGCGCTGCCGATGATCGTCACACATGGTTGGCCCGGCTCGATCATCGAGCAGATGAAGATCGTGGGTCCGCTGACGGATCCGACTGCGCACGGCGCGACGGCGGCGGATGCATTCGACCTCGTGATCCCCTCGCTTCCGGGCCACGGCTTCTCCGGCAAGCCGACGGAACTCGGCTGGGATCCGCAGCGTGTCGCGCGGGCCTGGGTCGTGCTCATGAAACGGCTCGGCTACGCCCGTTACGTCGCCCAGGGCGGGGATTGGGGCAATGCAGTCACGGAGCAGATGGCGCTGCTGGCGCCGCCGGAACTGCTCGGCATCCACACCAACATGCCTGCAACCGTCCCTGATGATATCGCCAACGCGCTCCAGCCCGGCGGATCGAAGCCTTCAGGCCTCTCCGCCGACGAGAACTACGCTTACGACCAGCTCGACGATTTCTACAAGCACGGCCTCGGCTACGCGATCGAAATGTCGAACCGGCCACAGACGCTTTATGGCCTGGTGGATTCGCCGGCGGGCCTGGCGTCCTGGATGCTCGATCACGACGCCCGTAGCGCCGCGATGATGGCGCGGGTTTTCGACGGAAGGACCGAAGGCCTGTCGCGCGATGACGTCATCGACAACATCACGCTCTACTGGCTCACCAACACGGCGGTGTCGTCGGCGCGGCTGTACTGGGAGAACAAGCTGGTGTTCTTTGCACCCAAGCACGTGAATATCCCAGTCGCTGTCAGCGTCTTCCCGGATGAGATCTATGCCGCGCCGCGCAGTTGGGCCGAGAAGGCCTATCCCAAGCTGATTCACTACAACCGACTCGAAAAGGGCGGCCACTTCGCGGCCTGGGAGCAGCCGGCATTGTTCTGCGCGGAAATGCGCACCGCGTTCCGACCGCTGCGTCAGTCGATCTGA
- a CDS encoding VOC family protein, with the protein MTIIETKRDVETEVSKSRRTDLKLEVVVISVSDVDRAKAFYAKLGWRLDADFASADGWRVIQFTPPGSTCSVIFGTNVTSAAPGSAQGLYLIVSDLEAARQDLLTRGVKVSEPFHGGGDVHAGTDEPYLFGRIRLGGADPERGSYSSFASFRDPDGNGWFFQEVTMRLPGRIDALDATFSSSSELARALRRAAVAHGEHEKRTGAHDENWQDWYADYIVREQLGQPLPT; encoded by the coding sequence ATGACCATCATTGAGACAAAGCGCGACGTCGAAACGGAAGTGTCGAAATCGCGTCGAACCGATCTCAAGCTCGAGGTCGTCGTGATCTCCGTATCGGATGTCGACCGAGCCAAGGCATTTTATGCAAAACTCGGCTGGAGACTGGACGCCGATTTCGCTTCCGCCGATGGCTGGCGTGTCATCCAGTTCACACCGCCGGGGTCGACCTGTTCGGTGATTTTCGGCACGAACGTTACATCGGCGGCGCCCGGGTCTGCCCAGGGCCTGTATCTGATCGTCTCCGATCTTGAAGCTGCGCGACAGGATCTGCTCACGCGCGGCGTCAAGGTCAGCGAACCTTTCCACGGCGGCGGCGATGTTCACGCCGGAACGGACGAGCCGTATCTGTTCGGCCGCATCAGGCTCGGCGGTGCTGATCCAGAACGCGGCAGCTACAGTTCGTTTGCCTCCTTCAGGGATCCCGACGGCAACGGATGGTTCTTTCAGGAAGTGACCATGCGACTGCCCGGCCGCATCGACGCGCTGGACGCCACGTTCTCCTCGTCGAGCGAGCTTGCACGCGCGTTGCGGCGCGCGGCAGTGGCGCATGGTGAGCATGAGAAGCGGACCGGCGCGCACGATGAGAACTGGCAGGATTGGTATGCCGACTACATCGTGCGCGAGCAGCTAGGCCAGCCGCTGCCGACCTGA
- a CDS encoding sensor histidine kinase, with protein sequence MPDISSRSNDGDVRAHLVANLDDVSRDWELVLRESHHRMKNTLTLLGASVRRDFTRAGGRDMSVAVDRLERRIVAFGRLYQLLSDNDDLAEISVEAFFENLCSALSAAVLEPACVRCEAAIESGTLPAWQCHRLALMLTELVTNAAKHAFPNKNGAVIRIEMANHEGCWFCTVADNGVGATRPLQGAGSRILEGLARSLGARLFGDAGQGGTRISITMPIEPA encoded by the coding sequence ATGCCCGATATCAGCTCTCGGTCGAACGACGGGGACGTTCGAGCTCACCTCGTCGCCAATCTGGATGACGTCTCGCGGGATTGGGAACTCGTGCTGCGGGAGTCGCACCATCGCATGAAGAACACGCTGACGCTGCTGGGCGCGTCAGTCCGTCGCGACTTCACGCGGGCCGGAGGCCGAGACATGTCGGTTGCGGTGGACCGGCTGGAGCGGCGGATCGTCGCCTTCGGTAGGCTCTATCAGCTGCTGTCCGACAATGATGATCTTGCGGAGATCTCCGTCGAGGCCTTTTTCGAGAACCTGTGTAGTGCGCTCTCCGCGGCGGTGCTGGAGCCGGCGTGCGTCCGGTGCGAGGCCGCGATCGAAAGTGGCACGCTGCCGGCATGGCAGTGCCACCGCCTCGCTCTGATGCTGACGGAGCTGGTCACGAATGCTGCCAAGCATGCCTTTCCGAACAAGAATGGCGCGGTGATCCGCATCGAAATGGCGAACCACGAGGGCTGTTGGTTTTGCACGGTCGCCGACAACGGCGTCGGTGCGACCAGACCCCTTCAGGGGGCCGGCAGCCGGATTCTGGAAGGATTGGCGCGCAGCCTCGGTGCTCGCTTGTTCGGCGATGCGGGGCAGGGCGGCACGCGCATATCCATCACGATGCCGATTGAACCAGCCTAG
- a CDS encoding winged helix-turn-helix domain-containing protein, whose protein sequence is MPDNNDQDSAISFGAFRLFPRSRLLEKDGVPLHLGGRALDILIFLAERAGEVVDKRELVKRVWADVNVDEGSLRFHITSLRKALGDAGEGARYVVNVPGRGYCFTAPLLRAAPAEVRTSAVAPSLQSLPAPLARMIGRDDAVEKIAAELSLHRFVTIVGPGGIGKTSVALAVAHGQQAGFEGQVCFVDFGALTDPRLVSGTIAAALGLTISSGDPIPGLLQSLRSRRMLLLFDSCEHIIDDLAPLAERMVREAPALHVLATSRESFRTEGERVYRLFPLDCPPQRDGLSMADVLAYPASQLFVERITESLSEFELSEEDAPLVADICRRLDGIALAIELAAGRVNAYGIAGTASLLDSRFSLLWRGRRTAIPRHQTLSAALSWSYDLLPAAESATLRGLSVFVGPFTLEAALAVAASQGIDEAEAVEAISNLLSKSLIATSPAERRLRYRLLDTTRAFVGDKLVESGESARVARAHADYFRDFLHDISVKSTGMQSTGGFLPYADHLPNVRAALTWSFSEAGDRAVGVDLAAAAAQFFLELTLLTECHSWTQQALASADGIDSRKEMTLQAALGVSVMFTQGNTEGVRSAFTRSLHLAEGLDDLHWQLWLLRGLHIYLTRVGDFHGALGTGVQGESVARKLNDPTSTLNVEWMLGVAHHLIGNQDKAVQFCESAMVHNPGSQRLNIGHLGYDDRIVALVALARGLWLSGRPDRAIEAARYTVREAEQLEQPLTLGIALIWTIYVFLWVGDWTSAESLIERLIDHAARHFLGPYHAVGIGQKGELLLRRGDIAGGIEHLRRSQATLYATRHRIMTTVFATALAEGLAAQNQAGEALRTIDEAIAQIGDHGESFDMPEMLRVKADILVQSARTTEAETWLQQSLALSRRQGARGWELRGAMSLVRIWQQAGRKRDAQALLAPLVAQYHEGLSSRDLIAAKALLSVLN, encoded by the coding sequence GTGCCAGACAATAACGACCAGGACTCAGCCATTTCCTTCGGGGCCTTCCGGCTGTTTCCTCGGTCGCGGCTGCTTGAGAAGGACGGCGTGCCCCTTCACCTCGGCGGCCGCGCGCTCGATATCCTGATCTTTCTCGCGGAGCGAGCAGGCGAGGTCGTCGACAAGCGAGAGTTGGTCAAGCGGGTCTGGGCCGACGTGAACGTCGACGAGGGCAGCCTGCGCTTTCACATCACCTCGCTGCGCAAGGCCTTGGGCGATGCCGGCGAAGGCGCCCGCTATGTCGTCAACGTTCCTGGCCGCGGCTATTGCTTCACGGCACCGCTGCTCCGCGCCGCACCCGCGGAAGTCAGGACAAGCGCTGTTGCTCCCTCGCTTCAGTCGCTTCCCGCTCCGCTCGCCAGGATGATCGGACGAGATGACGCCGTCGAGAAGATCGCGGCCGAACTTTCCCTGCATAGGTTCGTCACGATCGTCGGGCCCGGCGGCATCGGCAAGACATCGGTCGCACTGGCCGTGGCGCATGGCCAGCAAGCGGGCTTCGAGGGCCAGGTCTGCTTCGTCGATTTTGGCGCGTTGACCGACCCGCGGCTCGTTTCCGGCACGATCGCGGCGGCTCTCGGCCTGACGATCAGTTCCGGCGATCCGATACCGGGACTGCTGCAGTCGCTGCGCAGCCGTCGGATGCTGCTGCTGTTCGACAGCTGCGAGCATATCATCGACGATCTCGCTCCGCTGGCAGAGCGCATGGTGCGGGAAGCCCCTGCGCTGCACGTTCTCGCCACCAGCCGCGAGTCTTTCCGCACCGAGGGCGAACGAGTGTACCGGCTGTTTCCGCTGGATTGTCCGCCGCAACGCGACGGACTGAGCATGGCCGACGTCCTCGCCTATCCGGCAAGCCAGCTTTTCGTCGAGCGGATCACGGAAAGCCTGAGCGAATTCGAACTCAGCGAGGAGGACGCACCTCTCGTCGCCGATATCTGCCGGCGCCTCGACGGGATTGCGCTCGCAATCGAGCTTGCCGCCGGACGAGTCAACGCTTATGGGATCGCCGGCACGGCCTCGCTACTCGACAGCCGTTTCTCGCTCTTGTGGCGGGGACGCCGTACCGCGATTCCCAGGCACCAGACACTCAGCGCGGCGCTGAGCTGGAGCTACGACCTCCTGCCCGCGGCCGAGAGTGCGACCTTGCGCGGCCTGTCGGTCTTCGTCGGGCCGTTCACGCTGGAAGCTGCGCTCGCCGTCGCCGCAAGTCAGGGCATCGACGAGGCGGAAGCGGTCGAAGCGATCTCGAACCTGCTGTCGAAATCCCTGATTGCGACGTCGCCTGCGGAACGAAGGCTGCGATACCGCCTGCTCGATACGACCCGCGCCTTTGTCGGCGACAAGCTCGTCGAGAGCGGCGAATCGGCCCGCGTCGCGCGCGCCCACGCTGATTATTTCCGCGACTTCCTGCACGACATCTCCGTCAAATCGACCGGCATGCAGAGCACGGGCGGCTTCCTGCCCTATGCCGATCATCTGCCGAATGTGCGGGCCGCGCTGACCTGGAGCTTTTCCGAGGCCGGCGACCGCGCGGTCGGCGTAGACCTTGCGGCGGCGGCCGCGCAGTTCTTCCTCGAGCTCACCTTGCTGACGGAATGCCATAGCTGGACCCAGCAGGCGCTTGCCTCCGCCGATGGGATCGACAGCCGAAAGGAAATGACCTTGCAGGCGGCTCTCGGCGTCTCCGTGATGTTCACGCAAGGCAATACGGAAGGGGTACGGTCGGCGTTCACGCGAAGCCTGCATCTGGCCGAGGGCCTCGACGACCTGCACTGGCAACTCTGGCTGTTGCGCGGGCTGCACATCTACCTCACCCGGGTCGGAGATTTTCACGGCGCGCTCGGCACCGGCGTACAGGGCGAAAGCGTCGCCAGGAAACTGAACGACCCGACCAGCACGCTGAACGTCGAGTGGATGCTCGGCGTCGCGCATCATCTGATCGGCAACCAGGACAAGGCCGTCCAGTTCTGCGAGAGCGCGATGGTGCACAATCCGGGCTCACAACGGCTCAATATCGGCCATCTCGGCTATGACGACCGCATCGTCGCGCTGGTCGCCCTGGCGCGCGGGCTCTGGCTCAGCGGCCGGCCCGATCGTGCCATCGAGGCGGCGAGATACACCGTGAGAGAGGCCGAGCAGCTCGAGCAACCTTTGACGCTCGGGATCGCCCTGATCTGGACGATCTACGTGTTTCTATGGGTCGGCGACTGGACCAGCGCAGAAAGCCTGATCGAGCGGCTGATCGACCACGCCGCACGGCACTTCCTCGGCCCCTATCACGCGGTCGGTATCGGCCAGAAGGGCGAGCTCCTGCTCCGCCGCGGGGACATCGCCGGCGGCATCGAGCATCTGCGCCGCAGCCAGGCGACCTTGTACGCCACTCGGCACAGAATCATGACGACCGTGTTTGCGACGGCGCTCGCGGAGGGGTTGGCGGCCCAGAACCAGGCCGGCGAGGCCTTGCGCACGATCGATGAAGCGATCGCCCAGATCGGCGACCACGGCGAATCCTTCGACATGCCGGAAATGCTGCGGGTCAAGGCCGACATCCTGGTCCAGTCCGCCAGGACGACCGAGGCAGAGACCTGGCTCCAGCAATCGCTGGCCTTGTCGCGCCGGCAAGGCGCGCGCGGCTGGGAGTTGCGGGGGGCGATGAGCCTCGTTCGCATCTGGCAGCAGGCCGGACGAAAGCGCGACGCGCAGGCCCTGCTCGCGCCACTGGTTGCGCAGTATCACGAAGGCCTGTCGAGCCGTGACCTGATCGCCGCGAAGGCACTGCTGAGCGTCCTGAATTAG
- a CDS encoding helix-turn-helix domain-containing protein — MLTEAQTAYTWIDCPAGSRDREIPHTSLTVAREVEWRQIASSSTIEDITISRWEASRDAKRHEATTPDGRYFVGIALKTTRAKLTRERQIIFDGTMPSGTLYVSAPSRRLSAQFEGPCDFLHFHISADHFPARWSPDAAEELDDLVLLRDPLAAGLTRALAEQGDAAGHQFARCIGEILAMHLARPELPRAKVNALPKWRLRRVEHHIAAHFERGISLSELANVAGLSRMHFAAQFRAATGYRPREYLLNHRIEQAKSMLTTTERPLAEIALAVGFSTQAHFSTVFKRISGETPARWRAASKGHRPDVEVLSRRRPSWDRDHIVSTAA, encoded by the coding sequence ATGTTGACCGAAGCGCAGACGGCCTACACTTGGATTGATTGTCCGGCCGGTTCGCGGGATCGGGAAATCCCTCACACGAGTCTGACGGTCGCCCGAGAAGTCGAATGGCGCCAGATTGCGTCGAGCTCGACGATTGAGGACATCACGATCTCGCGCTGGGAAGCTTCGCGGGACGCCAAGCGGCACGAAGCAACGACTCCCGATGGCCGGTATTTCGTCGGCATCGCACTGAAGACCACGCGGGCCAAACTGACCAGGGAACGCCAGATCATTTTCGACGGCACGATGCCGTCAGGCACGCTCTATGTCAGTGCGCCGTCGCGACGACTGAGCGCGCAATTCGAGGGACCGTGTGACTTCCTGCACTTCCATATATCCGCCGACCATTTCCCTGCGCGATGGTCGCCGGATGCAGCCGAGGAGCTCGACGACCTCGTTTTGCTGCGCGATCCGCTCGCTGCCGGACTGACCAGGGCTCTCGCCGAGCAGGGCGATGCCGCAGGCCACCAATTTGCCCGTTGCATCGGCGAGATTCTCGCGATGCATCTGGCCCGCCCCGAATTGCCGCGCGCCAAGGTCAATGCCCTGCCGAAATGGCGGCTGCGGCGCGTCGAGCACCATATTGCGGCCCATTTCGAACGCGGCATCAGCCTGTCCGAACTCGCCAATGTCGCCGGCCTCTCGAGAATGCATTTCGCCGCGCAATTCCGTGCAGCGACGGGCTATCGCCCCCGTGAATATCTGCTCAATCATCGCATCGAGCAGGCGAAGTCGATGCTGACGACGACCGAGAGACCATTGGCCGAAATCGCCCTTGCAGTCGGCTTCAGCACGCAGGCGCATTTTTCGACCGTGTTCAAGCGCATCAGCGGCGAGACCCCGGCGCGCTGGCGCGCGGCCTCCAAGGGCCACCGGCCTGACGTTGAAGTGCTCTCACGACGACGTCCATCATGGGATCGGGATCACATCGTGAGCACCGCCGCATGA